The sequence TGTACTGTTTATTCATGAAGTTCTTATGAGGACTTCaccgatatttttttttataaaataaactttaTCAAACTGCAAAAGTTCGTGATGTATAAAATGATACAAAacaaatactaaaaagcaaaacaaaattagctgtatttttttcataaaagaaaaacgtaAGAGTTATTCAaccaaaataaacaaataaaatattccataatatagcattaaataaaatttaatattaagatcGGTTGGAGGCTTTTTTAAAGTTCTTCGAGGTTGGGTTAGCCATCGATAAAGTTATTTTTGATCTAAAACGATCGGTCAAATAACTTTTAAATCAAAGTGCGGGGTCAAACTAATACTACCAGGTACCGTTTGGTTCATGGTATGAGATATATAGTATggagataagtaatattttgtaataataacNGATGCAATCAGAGGGGAGTGTGGACGAATGTTGAAATGCGGTGAAGTAGATCAAATTGTGGACTTGATGGTAACTCTTCATGGTAAGACCTTAATGGTGCTAGATGAAACCATGTCTGAATGAATTTTTAACCTATTTGTTTTGCAATTTGAGCAGGCCTTAGTCGGGAATATGCTTGTGATAAAGCATTAAAAGCCTACTGATGATTTAGGGTTTATTTTTGTTCGTATATATTTTTGTGGTCAAATTTACTAATTGATTGGATCATTATTCAATATTATGAGCTGTTTGTTTGTGTTGTAAAGTTTCTGCTGCGATCAGAATGAATTGTGTATAGTTGCGAGTAGAATGCAAAACGAATGGTTAAAACCTTAATCCATTTTGGCCGCACGAATATGTTTGTGAAATCGATAACCGAATAATTTGGGTAACATCTAATGAATGCATGTTTCATGGTTTCAGGATTTCAATTTCCAATTCAAAAATTGGCGGAGCCTTCTCATATCATAAACCTTTGTATCAAAAAGAGGAACCCTATGACAGCCATAAGGTTGTTGGTTTCAGTGCATTTTTGCTTTCTGTTTCCTTGATTTAAGCTCTTGGAGCTGaataacaaaaaatgaaaatgttaCCACAAGTGATAGTTGAATTACTTATGACTTTCAAAGCTGTCTTCCTTTAATGACTCTATCCTAATTTGAAGTGTTTGTATGTCCATGTTTCTGCTCAACTTGCTAAGGGGCTCAATTTTGCTTTCATTTTTTGTTCTATTCGGTTATCACTACGTTATCTTTGCAGTATTATCACTCTTTATTGGATGTTGTATATCTCATTTGGTATTGCTAATCTTAGTCAGCATTGACATGAAGAAACTGTTGATCAAACAGATTAgtcttgttattattatttttttttgtgtgaacCATCTATTATTGCTTCTGCGATTACGTGTTAATATCTTGGTGTGATCTCTATTTTAAAGCTTCAATGTTGCTTTTGCAGGTATGCACAGATTTGCCCTCATATGGAAATTCTATTTTGCACTGTAATTCTtgaatttggaaagaaaggggATTTGATGTCTGCTCTGAGAGCCTTTGAAGCTTCCAAGCAGAACTTGAATTGTATTAATATGCATGCCTATCGGACAATAATAGATGTGTGTGGTCTTTGCGGTGACTACTTGAAGTCAAGGACCATTTTTGAGGTATTTGTGATAAATTCTACTCGACATATGCTCAGctctttttttattaaaccaTGTTTTTGCCTTTATGCATCTCTTGTTGTTTTTGAAATGTTATTACCTTTATGTTTCTTTCCCTTTCCTCACCTTCTGGACATGCTTATCACCTACAATCAATGAGTAGTTCTGAACCATGCCATTTTGTAAATTTTGCAAAGTAGAAGTGATAACTTGTAAACGCCAAAAACAACACAAAGAAAAATTCGATAGAACTCTAATATTCTATTGGGTGGCATATTCAAGGCACTTGTAAAGAATCTGGTTTGACAATAATTGAGAACAATTATTGGAGACTCCATTCGCCACAGTGTACTTGGTTTTctttataaaatgttttatggATGTTAATGGATGAATGCCTGCTGCCATAACATCTGAAATTGTCACAGGAGTTGCTTGCCAGCAAGGTCACCCCAAATACATATGTCTTTAACAGTCTCATGAATGTGAATGCCGGTGATTTGCATTACACAATGAATGTATACAAGCAGATGAGGGTAAGGTTCTCTTAAACTCTCTCATCCCCGCCTCCCACCAGCTTCCCCAGTTCTATGTATTGATTCATGCCTCACTTTTGAAATTTCTTTAGCGCATGTAATGGGTGAAATACTATATCAGAATATTTACTCAGGTTCTTTATCCAGAAACTTGGGGTGATTGCTGACATTGCATCTCACAACATCCTTTTGAAATCATGCTGCCTTGCTGCAAGAGTTGAACTTGCCCAGGACATTTATAAGGGCATACGAGATTTGGAGTCAAAAGGAGCGCTGAAACTGGATGTTTTCACATATAGCACAATGATAAAGGTGAAAGGTTGTTTACATTGGCTATTTTGTGGACTAAGTTGGAGTCTTGATTCCTGTCAGTTATTTGGCTGGTCAATATCACAACTAAAAAGTTTCGACTTTATTGTATCATGCACAGCGCTTGTGATAtgttctcttttttttaaaaggttCAAAATGGGAACAGTACCTATTTTTTGCCCTTGTATGCATTAGCCTAATGTTGCAAATTAAATGGCTCTTGAAATAATATTTGGGATGCATATTCAAATATTCTGCATCATTTATATATTCTTTTGTGCTGTGTTCCAGTGTGTATTCTCTGGTctgaaaataatacttttgagaatgtTAAAGTCATTCTACCCTTCCATCAACTTTCAGATCTTTGCAGATGCCAAAATGTGGAAACTGGCTTTAGAAATCAAAGAAGATATGATTGCATCTGATGTCATTCCGAACACGGTTACATGGTCATCGTTGATCAATGCATGTGCAAATGCAGGTCTGGTCGAGCAAACAGTTAAGTTATTTGAAGAGATGCTTCTAGCTGGTGGTCAACCAAATTCACAATGTATCAATATTCTTCTTCATGCCTGCGTTGAAGCTTGCCAATTTGATAGGGCCTTTCGGCTATTTCAATGCTGGAAAGAAAGAGGTTTTCATCAAACTACTGCagatcataaccaatataatgCAGAGGAATTTCTAGCTATTGATCAAATGAAAAAGAGTTCCTCACCTTACAGGCACTTAACCGTTAAAGTTCCATTTAGGCCTACAACTTCGACCTATAATATCATGATGAAAGCCTGTGGCACTGATTATTACCGAGCCAAAGCTTTGATGGGTGAAATGAAAACTTTGGGCCTTTCTCCTAATAATATAAGCTGGTCGATCTTGATTGATATTTGTGGAGACTCAGGGAATGTTGCAACCGCAGCACAGGTAACCTATTCTAACCCATCATGTAAAGGATATGATCATGAAACCCCCTTAATTTCTGATACCTGTTGCTAGCATTACGAAATGCCATCAATTTACGGAAACTTTTTCCATTATATTATACGATTATTTGGTCCTGTGAGTTGCTTGTTAATAATATAATTCTCATGCAGTTGGTAAAAGTCTGACCATACTTTGTGATTATCACACTTGAGCGTAGGGTCTTAAAAGGAGTCTAAGCAGATAAAAGGTGGTTCCAGGTCATAGTTCGAACTAGGAAGAAATTCTCGAATCATTTAATCAAACACCATGCCTAGTGGATTCGATAGTTCCAGAATCTCATTTGTTGTTACCAATAACTTAAATGACCTCTTTAGAAAATTCAATGATGGCCTGCATGCTTTCATGTTTTGTGATAAATTCTAGTTTCCAAAAGTCTTTAGAATTTTTTACTCAGAAATTTTAAAACATGTGctctcttcttgcatagcagaTCTTGAGTTCCATGCATGAAACTGGCATTCAACCTGATGTTGTTACATATACAACAGCTATTAAGGTTCAGAGATCATTTAATCAAGTTTCTTTGGCATTCTTTTGCGGCTCTGAGGAGCGGAGCACAGAGTTGCTAAAAGTTAATTGACACGatgtttgtttcttttctttttaattacaGGTCTGTGTGAAACACAACAATCCGAAGCTTGCATTTTCGCTATTTGCAGAAAtggaaaaatatcaaataaaaccGAATATGGTAAGGTGTTCAgtgtaattgtttttaatttttcctcTTTTTCTTCTGTCACAATAGGTTAAAAAGTTCATCCGAATGGACTTCTGTTTcatttttgttaacatcaaacaTGTCATCACAGGTGACTTACAACACTATTCTTCGAGCTCGTAGTAGGTATGGTTCACTGCAGGAAGTACAACAATGCCTTGCTATATATCAGGATATGAGAAAAGCAGGGTATGTTAGATTTACTTTGTACGACCGCATATTAGTTGTGAATATTAGGACACAAACAATTTTACGCTGTAACTGAAAGGTGATACGAGTCCCTCTCAAACATAAAAGAATCTCAAATTTTGTGTGCAATTTGTTTATTTCCTCTACTACTTCTGAATTAGTTGTGCAAGGTGCAATTTGCGGTGTCTGTTATAATACGTTTGATGTATGAATAATTCTACAGATACAAATCGAGCGACTACTATCTCAAGCAACTAATTGAGGAGTGGTGTGAAGGTGTAATACAGAATAGAACAATGGCGACTGACCAATGTTGTTCTCAGAGGACCCATTTTAGGCCTGAAAGTATACTACTCGAGAAAGTTGCAGAACACTTGCAAGAAAACAATGCTGATAGCCTTTCCATTGATCTTCGAAGTCTCACAAAGGTACGGCACGCACTTACCCTTGGCCTTGAATATTGTGATCTGATGGAACTGCTTTACAAAGTCCAGTCACCTTTAAAACAAAATTGCATTAACAAACTTAGGACAATGGATATATTTTTTAGTCTCAGTTCATTTGGTATTGTTTGCtttcattttcgaaaaatgaaAAACTAAGCATAGGATTACTTCATTTTCTTGGCCGAATTTGACCAGATCAtttgctatatatatatcattaggTGGAAGCACGGATAGTCGTTCTGGCAGTTCTGAGGAAGATCAAAGAAAAGTACATTGCAGGTGACAGATTCGTCCTCCACATTTGAAATTTCAAACTCACACTAGCCACACCTAATCAACACACAAGAGATTCATATCCAGTGGATAGTATAACAGCTGTATTTAACATGCTGCCCTTTTTTTTGAAAGACTGTATACCCTTTTTTTGGTTCTAGGAGATTCAGTGAAAGATGATGTCTTGATCATATTAGGAGCCCGAGAACTCTATCAAGATGAGAATGGAATTAGGGAAGCTGTGATTAGACTACTGCATCGCGACTTAGGGCTTCAGGTTCTTTCATCAGAggtaaaatatcaaaatttgagatcagAAGAAGTACATGAAGGTAGCAGTTTGCCACCAGCATCTAAATCTCCTAGCAGGAGACCAGTAGCTCTACAGAGGCTAAAGGTAAGCAGGGAATCACTACAGCATTGGTTGCAAAGACGGCTCGATGCGGCAACAAATTAACCATTAACATACTCTAATGCAAAATAGGTAAGAACATCCCAAAATTTTACACATCATACTATTACCAGATCCTTTCAAAAATTATAGCATTATTCTTTATTTAACACTGCAAGTACAGAATATACTATTTACATGATCAGAGAATTCTCAAGCGCCTTGTAAACAACATACTTTCAAGATATCTTCTATATCTGGATCATCCCCTGCTTCTTTATCCTgtataaattaatcaaaaacATTATAAGACCGGGTGAATGTAAAATTGGTTGATATTACTCATTAGGATCATAATATCAAGGATATCCGGCTGAGTGTCTGTAAAACTGTATCTACTCTAGCAATCAACAGTCTCCAAGTTGAATATCGACTATGTTTCAAGAAAGTCACATATGATGAAAAGAGTAGGTGGCATACCTTGTGGATATATGAGATGTTATTTTTACCAGGACCAGCAACAATAATCCCACCTTGCTGCCTGcaaattaacaaaaattaaaggCTTGAATCTCTGCAAGAGAATGGTTTGAAGGGGAATTGCAAGGAAAATTATACAGGGACATCTGCCAACAGAAGTTAGTTTTGTGGAGGTTTTCTTCCATCCCCCCTTTGAATGGTATCGatctatatatacatgtatTGATACACATACCAGCCACCCCTTGTCCTGGTATCCTTCTCAAAGGAGAGTGCCCAGTCCTGGCGATACCCTTCCAAGTAggcttttattattttcaaacccGCCTGCaaataacaattttaaaaatgtttgaggCGAGAATCTTATGTCAAGAATTAAAGACCACAAACAAGCAGCACAAATAACAAAATCTTATATAGCTAGTGAAATGCGGTGAGAACTCGTGTTGGAGATGTTACATTCGAACACAGTAATAGGAGTGTCACTGTACCCCAGAGCTAAATGTGGTAGAAACTCCGGAGATGAAATTCATCGCCTTATATGATGAATAGCTAGGATCTGCATATACCTCTATAGAAAACACATATATTCCAAACTATTCAGTCCATCCAGACTTTGAAGAAGTTTATAAAGTTGCACAAAAACAATCTTCTAATCATTTGGGGCATCTATTTTTCGTGAAATGATGAAGACTGTGAAATAGTTTATGGTGAAAAGGAACAAAGTTTAGGGAGaatttttttagcataatgCGGCTCCTACAATGGAGCTAGAATTTTGAAAACTAGTTTGAATTCAACATCACACAAAAACTAACCTCCTTGGAACTTTGTTTGTTCGGAGAATGCTTTTGCCTGCAAGAGAACTTGTTACCAATGGAATAAATTATCTAAGTTATGGATTAAACAAACTAAGCAAATTGTGTGAAGTTAATAGTATTTTTGTGTTTGgaggaaaataaaattgttcaaaTGCAATGCAGGacacaaaatcaagaaatttagAGATTTCCCATATGTCACATAACTATGGCAAATAATTAAGAGATTCTTAGAGGAGTCCGTCAttttattatgatattgtcTGTAACATCGTGAAATACAATATATGTCCTAATCTAAAAGTCTTGGTAGTTATTATTCTCTCGAAAGAGAACACAAATCAAATCATGTTTAAACATGACTTGAAAGAAGTGCCTCAGGATCTTGGAGAACTTGGTAAAAACAGGAAAAACGTTAATTCAAGTTCTATTGAAAAACAAATGGTGCTGCTTCTGTCACGAACCCGAAAACGAGCAATGTAAATAAACCTGATCAACACTGCCGGGTCCGATTAAGACTAGTGCCACGCCAGCTGCATCCAACTTATCCTATGAAACAAAAACAGAAATTTCGTTCATCAAAATAACAGGCAGTGAAAAACGGTTACTAAAATAATGTagaatcatttttaatcaagtGAAACCATCTGCAGCTATCAGGGAATTAGCGTTCCAAAATCAAAGAAAGATTCTTCCTTTCGGCATATGTTACCTTCTCATTAGCAAGATAATCAGCCCTTTTTCGACAGAGTACACATCTGCAGTGGTAAATGTGAAAATCACGCAAATTTTTTCCCTTCCCATTTCAACAATCCACAAGCAAATGATCAAAGCAAAAATCTACAGTATAGTCACCCAAAATGTCGAGCAAATGCGACGACAGCTTTCCTATCTTTCCACAAATCAGAAATGGGAATTTCCTTTCCATTCAAATCTAACACCACCACGTTGTCCAACTGGCTAGCGGTACCCTCGGCCGCCGAAGATGTTTCAACACCTACAATCATAAAGAAGTCACTTCGACTTTGCAATGCATTGCATCAGATTTTGCAAGAACTTGTAAAATAGACAAGATTCTTGGGATGTTCTTCAGCTTTGCAAACTTTAAACGCCTGAAAAAACATTTATCTTTCATGTAGTATAACTTTTTTTGCTTTCTGTCACGACATCACTCCCATTTAATCCTAATTCACAAAGATTATTGCTGTATGAAACAGGTTTGAGGAGTAAGATGAGCAGTCCGTGAGGCATTTCACTCGAGTTCAGAGCTCGAACTTGCACATATACACAGAGAAAACAAAGTAATCAATCTCACTTTTATATCAATGCAAAAATGACGATGACTTCATCATCATCTTCTCCTCAATTTGATCCAAACTCCAGTATTCTGAGTTTCATCACTGCTATTTATTTTCACATTGAATATCACATATATGATTTATAAGATATTATCAAATTAGTTAATTCACTCAAAATCAAACAGATATTAGTCTGAAGAAAGCTAAATCGCACATTCCCTGCTACCTTGCTTAGCTCTAAACTACAAGTTCTGCGCCAACATATCAATATCACAAATACGTCAAGATGCGAAATGAGCAACCCAACAAGGAAAACTGAAACAAAATCTTACCCGTGGAGCCGGAGATGACGGACCATGTATACGGCGAATTCTTGGTTTGGAGAGACCGGTGGAAACGCGAGCATGAGGGCGATGGCTTTTGGAATCTGCGGATAGATGTGGTTGGAATGTGTAATTTGCTGGCAGTTACAGTATTTTGTGTGATCCTCCCGTCCGCTGTGGCTACTGGAAGAGCAAACGCCATTGGAGATTTCAGAAAACCAGAATTAGCTTCTGTGGCTGGTGATTCTTGGAAACCAGAGTACGCGTCTTAAAATTCTCTGCGCatttgtattttgttttctttatatattttgCGTGGGTCCAATTGTGGTGAGTTGGAGCAgtttatttaatgaataatgCTAAAATTACTATCACTATATCGTATCGTGAGATTTTATtgttatatcgtgagattttgtattcaatatacggtgagattttgacaaattgaattttttacaTTGTACAAATATAGATGTATATTAACATAACTCCTATTGAATTTCATCACTCGTACATGGTTAGTGAAATATACATTTGAAATCAAAGGCTATTATTGCCTGATGATTAATGAGCCATAATGAGTTGGATAGCTATCGCTGACTAATTTGATTATTTCATGactataattattaatttaataatcactaaaataattattcttgtatataattaatttatttcagtATATTAAATTAGTTACTTaagttaattaaaattatataaattatttaaacatgaatttatttatatataaatattttgtagaataaaataatcatggCATGTAAAATTGTTGGGAATATTCCAAAGAGTTGAGTTGAGAGAAATGGTTTAGCTTTTTATTTGATCCACATATctattttggtataaaacatgTTATAAAATAGAGAAATAGTTTTTTTTCCATCCTAATTTTCGGCTCCGAGCTAAAATTGGGCCTAAAGCCCAAACCTGCCCAACTATTTTTCAACCCTTTGTAATCGTAGCCCATCCATTCGGTTAATCATGTGATAGAATTTTTAGAAATTCAGATAATCCATTTAAatgaaactatatatttattatattttactggaaaaaatattaatcaaatgaCATCTGaaataactaattaaatatcttagtatattttttaaaaatcaatggTAAATATATTGAAATTAGGTTGGGCCCAATTTCTGGGCTTTATTGTGGGTATGGGCTAGATTTCACGTCTAAACAATTATTGGGTTCCGTTTCGGGCCTCGGGTCTTTTTTTAAACTTGGTAACCCGAACCCGCCCGACCCCACAGTTGCAAATCGCAATCACCCGCACCGAATAATTTCTGCTCACCGCACGGAACCCTCGCCCCCAAAAAACACACGTAACGCCTCTTCCGCCGCCGCCCCTACATCGGGTCGC comes from Primulina huaijiensis isolate GDHJ02 chromosome 2, ASM1229523v2, whole genome shotgun sequence and encodes:
- the LOC140971161 gene encoding thioredoxin-like protein AAED1, chloroplastic encodes the protein MAFALPVATADGRITQNTVTASKLHIPTTSIRRFQKPSPSCSRFHRSLQTKNSPYTWSVISGSTGVETSSAAEGTASQLDNVVVLDLNGKEIPISDLWKDRKAVVAFARHFGCVLCRKRADYLANEKDKLDAAGVALVLIGPGSVDQAKAFSEQTKFQGEVYADPSYSSYKAMNFISGVSTTFSSGAGLKIIKAYLEGYRQDWALSFEKDTRTRGGWQQGGIIVAGPGKNNISYIHKDKEAGDDPDIEDILKVTGLCKAVPSDHNIQGQG
- the LOC140971159 gene encoding pentatricopeptide repeat-containing protein At5g02830, chloroplastic isoform X2, with translation MEILFCTVILEFGKKGDLMSALRAFEASKQNLNCINMHAYRTIIDVCGLCGDYLKSRTIFEELLASKVTPNTYVFNSLMNVNAGDLHYTMNVYKQMRKLGVIADIASHNILLKSCCLAARVELAQDIYKGIRDLESKGALKLDVFTYSTMIKIFADAKMWKLALEIKEDMIASDVIPNTVTWSSLINACANAGLVEQTVKLFEEMLLAGGQPNSQCINILLHACVEACQFDRAFRLFQCWKERGFHQTTADHNQYNAEEFLAIDQMKKSSSPYRHLTVKVPFRPTTSTYNIMMKACGTDYYRAKALMGEMKTLGLSPNNISWSILIDICGDSGNVATAAQILSSMHETGIQPDVVTYTTAIKVCVKHNNPKLAFSLFAEMEKYQIKPNMVTYNTILRARSRYGSLQEVQQCLAIYQDMRKAGYKSSDYYLKQLIEEWCEGVIQNRTMATDQCCSQRTHFRPESILLEKVAEHLQENNADSLSIDLRSLTKVEARIVVLAVLRKIKEKYIAGDSVKDDVLIILGARELYQDENGIREAVIRLLHRDLGLQVLSSEVKYQNLRSEEVHEGSSLPPASKSPSRRPVALQRLKVSRESLQHWLQRRLDAATN
- the LOC140971159 gene encoding pentatricopeptide repeat-containing protein At5g02830, chloroplastic isoform X1, which produces MLKCGEVDQIVDLMVTLHGFQFPIQKLAEPSHIINLCIKKRNPMTAIRYAQICPHMEILFCTVILEFGKKGDLMSALRAFEASKQNLNCINMHAYRTIIDVCGLCGDYLKSRTIFEELLASKVTPNTYVFNSLMNVNAGDLHYTMNVYKQMRKLGVIADIASHNILLKSCCLAARVELAQDIYKGIRDLESKGALKLDVFTYSTMIKIFADAKMWKLALEIKEDMIASDVIPNTVTWSSLINACANAGLVEQTVKLFEEMLLAGGQPNSQCINILLHACVEACQFDRAFRLFQCWKERGFHQTTADHNQYNAEEFLAIDQMKKSSSPYRHLTVKVPFRPTTSTYNIMMKACGTDYYRAKALMGEMKTLGLSPNNISWSILIDICGDSGNVATAAQILSSMHETGIQPDVVTYTTAIKVCVKHNNPKLAFSLFAEMEKYQIKPNMVTYNTILRARSRYGSLQEVQQCLAIYQDMRKAGYKSSDYYLKQLIEEWCEGVIQNRTMATDQCCSQRTHFRPESILLEKVAEHLQENNADSLSIDLRSLTKVEARIVVLAVLRKIKEKYIAGDSVKDDVLIILGARELYQDENGIREAVIRLLHRDLGLQVLSSEVKYQNLRSEEVHEGSSLPPASKSPSRRPVALQRLKVSRESLQHWLQRRLDAATN